A stretch of the Vigna radiata var. radiata cultivar VC1973A chromosome 7, Vradiata_ver6, whole genome shotgun sequence genome encodes the following:
- the LOC106766777 gene encoding uncharacterized protein LOC106766777 isoform X6, which translates to MSSSPPRSRGDGEKRPRFFDSNAKAICWSKADIVPGRHPERWRKDAAGNIVCKRFYNCIGCLCYEYDHIIPFSKGGESTADNCQILQSRVNRLKSDKYDVDSNQLKDYSCEVNFTGAHLPMSYGNWCGQMRPCWGIKMLGRL; encoded by the exons ATGAGTTCTTCTCCGCCTCGTTCTCGTGGCGACGGCGAGAAAAGGCCCAGGTTTTTCGACTCAAACGCCAAGGCCATCTGTTGGTCCAAGGCTGATATTGTCCCCGGCCGCCACCCTGAGAGGTGGCGCAAAGACGCCGCGGGTAACATTGTCTGCAAACGTTTCTACAACTGCATCGGCTGCCTCTGCTACGAGTACGATCACATCATCCCCTTCTCCAAAG GTGGTGAGTCTACAGCAGATAACTGTCAAATACTTCAATCAAGAGTTAACAGACTCAAATCGGACAAATATGACGTTGATTCTAATCAATTGAAAGACTACTCGTGTGAGGTTAATTTTACTG GTGCTCATTTACCAATGAGTTATGGCAATTGGTGCGGTCAGATGAGGCCCTGCTGGGGTATCAAGATGCTTGGGAGGTTATAG
- the LOC106766777 gene encoding uncharacterized protein LOC106766777 isoform X5 — translation MSSSPPRSRGDGEKRPRFFDSNAKAICWSKADIVPGRHPERWRKDAAGNIVCKRFYNCIGCLCYEYDHIIPFSKGGESTADNCQILQSRVNRLKSDKYDVDSNQLKDYSCEVNFTDKELDIIEMAVYGDVVRPGNQCRCRTIAEKLGKFKPKDDKDACKLPQG, via the exons ATGAGTTCTTCTCCGCCTCGTTCTCGTGGCGACGGCGAGAAAAGGCCCAGGTTTTTCGACTCAAACGCCAAGGCCATCTGTTGGTCCAAGGCTGATATTGTCCCCGGCCGCCACCCTGAGAGGTGGCGCAAAGACGCCGCGGGTAACATTGTCTGCAAACGTTTCTACAACTGCATCGGCTGCCTCTGCTACGAGTACGATCACATCATCCCCTTCTCCAAAG GTGGTGAGTCTACAGCAGATAACTGTCAAATACTTCAATCAAGAGTTAACAGACTCAAATCGGACAAATATGACGTTGATTCTAATCAATTGAAAGACTACTCGTGTGAGGTTAATTTTACTG ATAAGGAGCTTGATATAATTGAGATGGCTGTTTACGGGGATGTGGTGCGGCCTGGAAATCAGTGTCGTTGCAGAACTATTGCTGAGAAGCTTGGCAAATTTAAACCAAAAGATGACAAAGATGCTTGTAAGTTGCCACAGGGATGA
- the LOC106766768 gene encoding eukaryotic translation initiation factor 5A-2, whose amino-acid sequence MSDEEHHFESKADAGASKTYPQQAGTIRKNGYIVIKSRPCKVVEVSTSKTGKHGHAKCHFVGIDIFTAKKLEDIVPSSHNCDVPHVNRTDYQLIDISEDGFVSLLTENGNTKDDLRLPTDESLLTQIKDGFAEGKDLVVSVMSAMGEEQICALKDIGPKN is encoded by the exons ATGTCGGACGAAGAGCACCATTTCGAGTCCAAGGCTGATGCCGGAGCATCCAAAACCTACCCTCAGCAAGCCGGTACCATTCGCAAGAATGGTTACATAGTCATCAAAAGCCGTCCCTGCAAG GTTGTGGAAGTTTCCACTTCCAAAACTGGAAAACATGGTCACGCTAAGTGTCATTTTGTTGGAATTGATATTTTCACTGCCAAGAAGCTTGAGGATATTGTGCCTTCTTCTCACAACTGTGAT GTTCCTCATGTGAATCGTACTGACTATCAACTCATTGATATTTCTGAGGATGGATTT GTGAGTCTGCTTACTGAAAATGGTAACACTAAGGATGACCTCAGGCTCCCTACTGATGAGAGTCTTCTGACTCAG ATAAAGGATGGGTTTGCTGAGGGCAAGGACCTTGTTGTGTCTGTGATGTCTGCTATGGGTGAGGAACAGATTTGTGCTTTGAAGGACATTGGGCCGAAGAATTAG
- the LOC106766777 gene encoding uncharacterized protein LOC106766777 isoform X4, with protein sequence MSSSPPRSRGDGEKRPRFFDSNAKAICWSKADIVPGRHPERWRKDAAGNIVCKRFYNCIGCLCYEYDHIIPFSKGGESTADNCQILQSRVNRLKSDKYDVDSNQLKDYSCEVNFTADKELDIIEMAVYGDVVRPGNQCRCRTIAEKLGKFKPKDDKDACKLPQG encoded by the exons ATGAGTTCTTCTCCGCCTCGTTCTCGTGGCGACGGCGAGAAAAGGCCCAGGTTTTTCGACTCAAACGCCAAGGCCATCTGTTGGTCCAAGGCTGATATTGTCCCCGGCCGCCACCCTGAGAGGTGGCGCAAAGACGCCGCGGGTAACATTGTCTGCAAACGTTTCTACAACTGCATCGGCTGCCTCTGCTACGAGTACGATCACATCATCCCCTTCTCCAAAG GTGGTGAGTCTACAGCAGATAACTGTCAAATACTTCAATCAAGAGTTAACAGACTCAAATCGGACAAATATGACGTTGATTCTAATCAATTGAAAGACTACTCGTGTGAGGTTAATTTTACTG CAGATAAGGAGCTTGATATAATTGAGATGGCTGTTTACGGGGATGTGGTGCGGCCTGGAAATCAGTGTCGTTGCAGAACTATTGCTGAGAAGCTTGGCAAATTTAAACCAAAAG